One Helicobacter cetorum MIT 00-7128 DNA window includes the following coding sequences:
- a CDS encoding coiled-coil domain-containing protein has translation MALKSITQSLNKQELKTLLEFVEENASFFAHILHELDKNFTQNSALLKFELDAKGDLKVSNANSVIKKYEDSYKKLEQEFEDFKSKGKELNKEYKKLKQQLQSQENIKKNLEKELENIKAKNKSLNSRHKREQAHLKKQNTQDLSSQLQLEKHNYEKLQEEYSQLEQDYKELKEIKFMLEKTHHNQKEQGIKVHEKYEVKIEALERKIDFLKTMNANLESKNQALQQELNALKKSLDNQICQTSLANEISTQNNESSFIAKSIDIAEKPTTELQPKRKPKWRR, from the coding sequence ATGGCTTTAAAGTCTATCACTCAAAGTTTAAACAAACAAGAGCTAAAAACACTCTTAGAATTTGTAGAAGAAAATGCAAGCTTTTTTGCTCATATCTTGCATGAATTGGATAAGAACTTCACTCAAAATAGCGCTCTTTTAAAATTTGAGCTTGATGCTAAAGGGGATTTGAAGGTCTCTAATGCCAATAGCGTTATCAAAAAATATGAAGATTCGTATAAAAAATTAGAACAAGAGTTTGAAGATTTCAAATCAAAAGGCAAAGAGCTTAACAAAGAATATAAAAAACTTAAACAACAACTCCAATCTCAAGAAAATATTAAAAAGAATTTAGAAAAAGAGCTTGAAAACATAAAGGCTAAAAACAAAAGCCTAAATTCAAGACATAAAAGAGAGCAAGCCCATTTAAAAAAACAAAACACACAAGATTTATCAAGCCAACTACAGCTTGAAAAACATAACTATGAAAAATTACAAGAAGAATACTCTCAATTAGAACAAGATTATAAAGAGCTAAAAGAAATCAAATTTATGCTTGAAAAAACCCACCATAATCAAAAAGAACAAGGAATAAAAGTGCATGAAAAATACGAAGTAAAAATAGAGGCATTGGAAAGAAAAATTGACTTTTTAAAAACAATGAACGCTAATTTGGAGTCTAAAAATCAAGCGTTACAACAAGAACTTAACGCCTTGAAAAAGTCTCTTGATAACCAAATATGCCAAACATCTCTAGCAAATGAAATAAGCACTCAAAATAATGAGTCAAGTTTCATCGCTAAGAGCATAGATATTGCAGAAAAACCAACTACAGAGTTACAACCCAAAAGAAAGCCTAAATGGCGCAGATAA
- a CDS encoding PD-(D/E)XK nuclease family protein, whose protein sequence is MNLEKLFSQKAPLFVFSSTRRLKNFYLEQGEGFLPNAMSMGGFFEQAFYVPNKKKIPQSVRQILMIDTIKEIAREKSAMLEGLLLFENSFLGYLESTSFLFDLFDELSSACIKLNEISLKDTYLDYEQHLEVLEMIYQRYVKKLEKLGLYDKIMQEKPKLLEEFFTHFSSIEWHLDGFMSVFERQCLLEVAHLVPITLHITCDKYNQKFLEFLNLKLEVDCDYSIDFKSQKILSATPNTKKIEPRLYANSSPLKQSALILQTIEEYLQKNNDPNKMAIITPDADFLPFLKLLDKHNNLNFAMGLGAKNCPYYTELKNELEKLEENDFNNNLTPLVHLENLTLSLLEKQSSKERTLLKETHSKIMHHYHLLQDTLKNYSFKDLLRLYLQEFEENYRLDDSSGGKVRVMDTLETRGMHFEKIVIANFNEANVPNLKDCDLFLNSNLRKLLGLPTLLDKKNLQKHYYYQLFKNSKEIVLSYIESETSKVSSMLLELELDLEPIRDAYTLFAKSTLKAYQEEEIIDTISKDFCFSASSLNTFLTCKRQFYYYYIKQFRESPKEETNSAVGSLLHELLKMAYENNKNPHLLEERLTQLLEKKENITQKERLDTLVAIKKIQAFYANEQQRFNQQINILELEKGFETTINGITFKGRIDRIDEDNHHSTLLLDYKFKSKVEPSVIKTSIDEMLETCTDYQMAIYAFALKNLGYKEPIKAFFYDLRRGELVEEEELILRAKMNYLEHTLIPLLKQEIDFSKTLETKACDFCSFKDMCNR, encoded by the coding sequence ATGAATTTAGAAAAACTTTTTTCACAAAAAGCCCCCCTATTTGTTTTTAGCTCTACAAGGCGTTTAAAAAACTTCTATTTAGAGCAAGGCGAAGGGTTTTTGCCAAATGCCATGAGTATGGGGGGCTTTTTTGAACAAGCTTTTTATGTGCCTAATAAAAAGAAAATTCCTCAAAGCGTGCGTCAAATTTTAATGATAGACACCATTAAAGAAATTGCTAGAGAAAAAAGTGCTATGCTTGAAGGGCTTTTGCTTTTTGAAAACAGCTTTTTGGGATACTTAGAAAGCACTTCTTTTTTATTTGATTTGTTTGATGAATTAAGCTCAGCTTGCATTAAACTTAATGAAATTTCTCTTAAAGACACTTACTTAGACTACGAACAGCATTTAGAAGTCTTAGAAATGATTTATCAACGCTATGTCAAAAAGCTAGAAAAACTAGGGCTTTATGACAAGATTATGCAAGAAAAACCAAAGCTTTTAGAAGAATTTTTCACCCATTTTTCATCTATTGAATGGCATTTAGACGGCTTTATGAGCGTTTTTGAAAGACAATGTTTGCTAGAAGTCGCCCACTTAGTGCCTATTACTCTACACATCACTTGCGATAAATACAATCAAAAATTTTTAGAATTTTTAAATTTGAAATTAGAAGTAGATTGTGATTATTCTATAGATTTTAAAAGTCAAAAAATCCTTTCTGCAACTCCTAATACCAAAAAAATAGAACCACGCCTTTATGCAAACTCTAGCCCCTTAAAACAAAGTGCCTTGATTTTACAAACCATAGAAGAGTATTTGCAAAAAAATAACGACCCTAATAAAATGGCGATTATCACTCCAGATGCTGATTTTTTGCCTTTTTTAAAACTCTTAGACAAGCATAATAATTTGAATTTTGCTATGGGCTTGGGGGCTAAAAATTGCCCTTATTACACAGAGCTTAAGAATGAATTAGAAAAATTAGAAGAGAATGATTTTAATAATAACTTGACCCCCTTAGTTCATTTAGAAAATCTCACGCTTTCACTTTTAGAAAAGCAAAGCTCCAAAGAACGCACCCTTTTAAAAGAAACACATTCTAAAATCATGCACCACTATCATTTATTACAAGATACGCTTAAAAACTATAGTTTTAAGGATTTATTGCGTTTGTATTTGCAAGAGTTTGAAGAGAATTATCGCCTAGATGATTCTAGTGGAGGTAAGGTGCGTGTTATGGATACCCTAGAAACAAGGGGCATGCATTTTGAAAAAATCGTTATTGCTAATTTTAATGAAGCTAATGTGCCTAATCTTAAAGATTGCGACTTGTTTTTAAACTCTAATTTGAGAAAATTACTTGGCTTGCCCACTTTATTAGATAAGAAAAACTTACAAAAACACTACTATTACCAGCTCTTTAAAAACTCTAAAGAAATTGTGCTTTCTTATATAGAGAGCGAAACTTCAAAAGTCTCTAGCATGCTTTTGGAATTAGAACTAGACTTAGAGCCTATAAGAGACGCTTACACGCTTTTTGCAAAAAGCACTCTTAAAGCCTATCAAGAAGAAGAAATCATTGACACTATTTCTAAAGATTTTTGTTTTAGTGCTAGTTCACTAAACACTTTTTTAACTTGTAAGCGTCAATTCTATTATTACTATATCAAGCAATTTAGAGAAAGCCCCAAAGAAGAAACTAATAGTGCTGTGGGTAGTTTGCTCCATGAATTGTTAAAAATGGCGTATGAAAACAACAAAAACCCCCATTTATTAGAAGAAAGGCTTACTCAGCTCTTGGAAAAAAAAGAAAATATCACCCAAAAAGAGCGTTTAGACACTCTTGTAGCCATTAAAAAAATCCAAGCCTTTTATGCTAACGAGCAACAACGCTTTAACCAACAAATCAATATCCTTGAGCTTGAAAAAGGCTTTGAAACAACCATTAATGGCATTACTTTCAAAGGACGCATAGATAGAATTGATGAAGATAATCATCATAGCACCCTTTTACTAGACTATAAATTCAAATCCAAAGTAGAACCAAGCGTAATTAAAACTTCTATAGATGAAATGCTTGAAACTTGCACGGATTATCAAATGGCTATTTATGCGTTTGCTCTTAAAAATCTAGGTTATAAAGAGCCTATAAAAGCGTTCTTTTATGATTTAAGAAGGGGTGAGTTAGTGGAAGAAGAGGAGCTTATCTTAAGGGCTAAAATGAATTATTTAGAGCATACTCTTATCCCCCTACTCAAGCAAGAAATTGATTTTTCTAAGACTTTAGAAACTAAAGCTTGTGATTTTTGCTCTTTTAAAGATATGTGTAATAGATGA
- a CDS encoding DNA translocase FtsK, with protein sequence MKSKKLYLALILGAILVFLTLSSWLGNSGLVGRFGVWFATLNKEYFGYLALFNLPYLIYFLVFLYKSAPPISTIEKTLEKTLGHLLGVLSLLLLQSNLFDKGEIGNSVCLFLRPFIGNFGIDILIFLMALISYLILFKLPSKSIFTPYILKLQSFLKQVYEQCLQAFIPKRDSHLPHSLDELELPPIEKTKPQITKEDLQESNEPKEPLNNDPLIAIPTPYNSTLNNLESPKGSVQISSNVPTDFVIYPNRNKLIDKDYNQAESQAKQVTPPQVSPKAQISPTTHTQKEITTEVKKEKAPIKKEETSPKEDMTLLETSFEKENHQKTHDNENINDTITNTLEESPKTPKEKELLEQPNLMQTQKEESKIQDERNQENPNIINKQEPTTESTNTPKKHVLIKELSENREMLDALDYNEKIEKPKDYELPSITLLNTIPTQSISLDENEIDQKIQDLLSKLRTFKIDGDIVRTYSGPIVTTFEFRPAPNVKVSRISGLSDDLAMTLCAESIRIQAPIKGKDVVGIEIPNSQSQIIYLREILESELFQKSSSPLTLALGKDIVGNPFITDLKKLPHLLIAGTTGSGKSVGVNAMILSLLYKNPPEQLKLVMIDPKMVEFSIYADIPHLLTPIITDPKKAIGALQSVAKEMERRYSLMSEYKVKTIDSYNEQAKNNGVEPFPYLVVVIDELADLMMTGGKEAEFPIARIAQMGRASGLHLIVATQRPSVDVVTGLIKTNLPSRVSFRVGTKIDSKVILDTDGAQSLLGRGDMLFTPPGSVGLVRLHAPFASEEEIKNIVDFIKAQREVEYDKNFLLEESRMPLSASSNQNGDIMERAKAVILEEKNTSTSFLQRKLKIGYNQAATITDELEAQGFLSPRNAKGNREILG encoded by the coding sequence ATGAAATCTAAAAAACTTTACTTAGCTTTAATTTTGGGGGCGATTTTAGTGTTTCTAACCCTGTCTTCATGGCTAGGCAATAGCGGATTAGTGGGGCGTTTTGGGGTGTGGTTTGCTACGCTTAATAAAGAATATTTTGGGTATTTAGCGCTTTTTAATTTGCCTTATTTAATCTATTTTTTAGTCTTTTTATACAAAAGCGCCCCCCCTATTTCTACCATAGAAAAAACACTTGAAAAAACTTTGGGGCATTTATTAGGGGTTTTATCCCTATTGCTCTTACAATCTAACCTTTTTGATAAAGGCGAAATTGGTAATAGCGTGTGCTTGTTCTTACGCCCTTTTATAGGGAATTTTGGCATTGATATACTCATTTTTTTAATGGCATTAATTTCTTATCTCATTTTGTTTAAATTGCCTTCAAAGAGTATTTTTACCCCCTATATTCTAAAATTACAATCCTTTTTAAAACAAGTTTATGAGCAATGTTTGCAAGCTTTTATCCCTAAAAGAGATTCACATTTGCCTCATAGTTTAGATGAATTAGAATTACCCCCTATTGAAAAAACAAAACCACAAATCACAAAAGAAGATTTGCAAGAATCAAACGAGCCTAAAGAACCCTTAAATAACGACCCCCTTATTGCTATTCCTACTCCCTATAATAGCACCCTAAACAACCTAGAATCCCCCAAAGGCTCAGTTCAAATCTCTTCTAATGTGCCTACTGATTTTGTGATTTATCCTAATAGAAATAAGCTCATTGATAAAGATTACAACCAAGCAGAAAGTCAAGCCAAGCAAGTTACCCCGCCACAAGTTAGCCCAAAGGCTCAAATTAGCCCAACAACGCACACCCAAAAAGAGATTACAACAGAAGTTAAAAAAGAAAAAGCGCCTATTAAAAAAGAAGAAACAAGCCCTAAAGAAGACATGACATTACTTGAAACTTCTTTTGAAAAAGAAAATCATCAAAAAACACATGATAATGAAAATATAAACGACACCATTACAAACACCTTAGAAGAAAGCCCTAAAACCCCTAAAGAAAAAGAACTCTTAGAACAACCCAATTTAATGCAAACCCAAAAAGAAGAAAGCAAAATACAAGATGAGAGAAACCAAGAAAACCCAAACATCATAAATAAGCAAGAGCCAACCACAGAAAGCACCAACACCCCTAAAAAACATGTTTTAATCAAAGAGTTAAGCGAAAATAGAGAAATGCTAGATGCCCTAGACTATAATGAAAAGATAGAAAAACCCAAAGATTACGAACTTCCCTCTATAACCTTACTAAATACAATCCCCACACAATCTATCTCACTAGATGAAAACGAAATTGACCAAAAAATCCAAGATTTATTAAGCAAACTCCGCACCTTTAAAATTGATGGCGATATTGTGCGCACCTATTCAGGCCCTATTGTTACAACCTTTGAGTTTCGCCCAGCCCCTAATGTGAAAGTGAGCCGTATTTCTGGCTTAAGCGATGATTTAGCCATGACTTTATGTGCGGAATCTATTCGTATCCAAGCCCCTATTAAGGGCAAAGATGTAGTCGGCATTGAGATTCCTAATTCTCAAAGCCAAATCATTTATCTAAGAGAGATTTTAGAGAGCGAATTGTTTCAAAAATCTAGCTCGCCCTTAACTCTAGCTCTAGGCAAGGACATTGTGGGTAACCCTTTCATCACGGATTTAAAAAAGCTCCCCCACCTACTTATTGCTGGCACTACAGGAAGTGGTAAAAGCGTGGGGGTGAATGCGATGATTTTATCCTTGCTCTATAAAAACCCCCCTGAGCAATTAAAGCTTGTGATGATAGACCCCAAAATGGTAGAATTTAGCATTTATGCAGATATTCCGCATTTACTCACCCCTATTATTACTGACCCCAAAAAAGCTATAGGAGCCTTGCAAAGCGTAGCTAAAGAAATGGAAAGAAGATACTCTTTAATGAGTGAATACAAGGTTAAAACCATAGATTCTTATAACGAACAAGCCAAAAATAATGGCGTTGAGCCATTCCCCTATTTGGTTGTGGTGATTGATGAATTAGCGGATTTAATGATGACAGGGGGCAAAGAGGCAGAATTTCCTATCGCACGAATTGCGCAAATGGGGCGAGCGAGTGGCCTGCATTTAATTGTAGCGACCCAACGCCCAAGCGTAGATGTCGTAACCGGTTTGATTAAAACCAACTTACCCTCAAGAGTGAGCTTTAGAGTAGGCACTAAAATTGATTCTAAAGTGATTTTAGATACTGATGGGGCTCAGAGTTTGTTAGGAAGAGGTGATATGCTCTTTACCCCACCTGGGAGTGTAGGGCTTGTAAGATTGCATGCGCCTTTTGCTAGTGAAGAAGAGATTAAAAACATTGTAGACTTCATTAAAGCCCAAAGAGAAGTAGAATACGATAAAAATTTCTTATTAGAAGAATCTCGCATGCCTTTAAGTGCCTCTAGCAATCAAAATGGGGATATTATGGAGAGAGCTAAAGCCGTGATTTTAGAAGAAAAAAACACTTCCACAAGCTTTTTGCAACGAAAGCTAAAAATCGGCTACAACCAAGCTGCCACCATTACTGATGAATTAGAGGCCCAAGGCTTTTTATCCCCAAGGAACGCTAAAGGGAATAGAGAGATTTTAGGCTGA